The following are encoded in a window of Pseudomonas graminis genomic DNA:
- a CDS encoding putative RNA methyltransferase: protein MLTCPICSAPLDSADNGVVCPAGHRFDRARQGYLNLLPVQHKNSRDPGDNQAMVEARRDFLNAGHYAPVARRLAELAAERAPAHWLDIGCGEGYYTAQIAQSLPDADGYALDISREAVKRACKRDPNITWLIASMARVPLPDASMQFIASVFSPLDWAEAKRLLSPGGGLMRVGPTNDHLMELRQRLYDEVRDYSDDKHLALVPEGMSLQHSETLRFTLTLADGQARANLLAMTPHGWRASAERRANVIEQAEPFEVTVSMRYDYFVLN, encoded by the coding sequence ATGCTGACCTGCCCGATCTGCTCCGCCCCGCTCGATTCAGCGGATAACGGTGTCGTGTGCCCGGCCGGGCACCGCTTCGACCGCGCCCGTCAGGGGTATCTGAATCTGCTGCCCGTGCAGCACAAGAACAGCCGCGACCCCGGCGACAATCAGGCGATGGTCGAGGCGCGCCGCGACTTTCTCAACGCCGGGCATTACGCGCCAGTCGCCAGGCGTCTCGCCGAACTGGCCGCCGAGCGTGCCCCCGCGCACTGGCTCGACATTGGGTGTGGCGAGGGTTATTACACCGCGCAGATCGCCCAGAGCCTGCCCGACGCCGACGGCTACGCGCTGGACATCTCCCGCGAAGCGGTGAAGCGCGCCTGCAAACGCGACCCGAACATCACCTGGTTGATTGCCAGCATGGCGCGCGTGCCACTGCCGGATGCGAGCATGCAGTTCATCGCCAGCGTGTTCAGCCCGCTGGACTGGGCCGAGGCCAAGCGTCTGCTTTCGCCGGGCGGTGGCCTGATGCGTGTAGGACCGACCAACGATCACCTGATGGAATTGCGTCAGCGCCTGTACGACGAAGTCCGCGATTACAGCGATGACAAGCACTTGGCCCTGGTGCCGGAAGGCATGAGCCTGCAGCACAGCGAAACCCTGCGTTTCACCCTGACACTGGCGGACGGCCAGGCCCGCGCCAATCTGCTGGCCATGACGCCCCACGGCTGGCGCGCCAGTGCCGAGCGCCGCGCGAACGTGATCGAGCAGGCCGAGCCGTTCGAGGTCACGGTGTCCATGCGCTACGATTATTTCGTCCTGAACTGA
- the dapE gene encoding succinyl-diaminopimelate desuccinylase yields the protein MTAPADLSPTLQLACDLIRRPSVTPLDADCQAVMMKRLSDAGFALEPMRIQDVDNFWATHGSQDGPVLCFAGHTDVVPTGPVQAWQNDPFSALIDEDGMLCGRGAADMKGSLASMIVATERFVADHPNHKGKVAYLITSDEEGPAHHGTKAVVERLAARNERLDWCIVGEPSSTTLVGDVVKNGRRGSLGATLTVKGIQGHVAYPHLAKNPIHLAAPALAELAAEHWDNGNDFFPPTSFQISNLNSGTGATNVIPGDLMAVFNFRFSTESTVEGLKQRVAAILDKHDLDWHVEWALSGLPFLTEPGALLDAVSASIKHVTGRDTRASTSGGTSDGRFIATLGTQVVELGPVNATIHQVNERILASDLDVLTEIYYQTLVKLLA from the coding sequence ATGACAGCCCCAGCTGACCTCTCGCCCACGCTGCAACTCGCCTGCGACTTGATCCGTCGCCCATCCGTCACGCCACTGGACGCCGACTGCCAGGCCGTGATGATGAAACGCCTGAGCGATGCCGGTTTTGCGCTGGAGCCAATGCGTATTCAGGATGTGGATAACTTCTGGGCCACCCACGGCAGCCAGGACGGTCCGGTGCTGTGTTTTGCCGGTCACACCGACGTGGTGCCGACCGGACCGGTTCAGGCCTGGCAGAATGATCCGTTCAGCGCGCTGATCGACGAAGACGGCATGCTCTGCGGCCGTGGCGCGGCGGACATGAAAGGCAGCCTGGCGTCGATGATTGTCGCCACCGAGCGTTTCGTCGCCGATCACCCGAACCACAAGGGCAAAGTGGCCTATCTGATCACCAGCGACGAAGAAGGCCCGGCGCACCACGGCACCAAAGCAGTGGTCGAGCGTCTGGCGGCGCGCAACGAACGGCTCGACTGGTGCATCGTCGGCGAACCATCGAGCACGACGCTGGTGGGCGATGTGGTCAAGAACGGCCGTCGCGGTTCACTGGGCGCAACCCTCACCGTCAAAGGCATTCAGGGCCATGTCGCCTACCCGCATCTGGCGAAGAACCCCATTCATCTGGCAGCACCGGCGCTGGCTGAGCTGGCCGCCGAGCACTGGGACAACGGCAATGATTTCTTCCCGCCGACCAGCTTCCAGATCTCCAACCTGAATTCCGGCACCGGCGCCACCAATGTGATCCCGGGGGATCTGATGGCCGTGTTCAATTTCCGTTTCTCCACCGAATCCACCGTCGAAGGCCTCAAGCAACGCGTCGCCGCTATTCTCGACAAACACGATCTGGACTGGCACGTGGAATGGGCGCTGTCCGGCCTGCCGTTCCTCACCGAACCGGGCGCACTGCTGGACGCAGTGTCGGCGAGCATCAAACACGTCACCGGCCGCGACACCCGTGCGTCGACCAGCGGCGGCACCTCGGACGGTCGCTTCATCGCCACCCTCGGCACCCAAGTGGTCGAACTGGGGCCGGTCAATGCGACGATCCATCAAGTCAACGAACGCATCCTCGCCAGCGATCTCGACGTGCTGACCGAGATCTACTACCAGACCCTGGTCAAGTTGCTCGCCTGA
- a CDS encoding glycosyltransferase family 2 protein: MSSRKFGLNLVVVVAIAALFTGFWALINRPVTAPNWPEQISGFSYSPFRLGQNPQKDSYPSDEEMRQDLELMSKQTDNIRIYSVDGTLKDIPKLAEEFGLRVTLGIWISPDLERNEREITTAIELANTSRSVVRVVVGNEALYREEIKPKDLMAALDRVRAAVKVPVTTSEQWHIWEKYPELAKHVDLVAAHILPYWEYIPMDKAGQYVLDRARELKRMFPKKPLLLSEVGWPSNGHMRGGADATQADQAVYLRTLVNKLNRQGFNYFVIEAFDQPWKASDEGSVGAYWGVYNAARQQKFNFEGPVVAIPQWRVLAIGSAVLAMLALALLLIDGSALRQRGRTFLTFIAFLCGSVLVWIGYDYSQQYSTWFSLLVGFLLALGAFGVFIVLLTEAHELAEAVWTHKRRREFLPVEGDSAYRPKVSIHVPCYNEPPEMVKQTLNALAALDYPDFEVLLIDNNTKDPAVWEPVKAHCEMLGPRFKFFHVAPLAGFKGGALNYLIPHTAPDAEVIAVIDSDYCVDRNWLKHMVPHFADPKIAVVQSPQDYRDQHESAFKKLCYSEYKGFFYIGMVTRNDRDAIIQHGTMTMTRRSVLEELGWADWCICEDAELGLRVFEKGYSAAYAHNSFGKGLMPDTFIDFKKQRFRWAYGAIQIIKRHAASLLRGKDTELTRGQRYHFLAGWLPWVADGMNIFFTVGALLWSSAMIIVPNRVDPPLLIFAIPPLALFFFKVGKIIFLYRRAVGVNLTDAFYAALAGLALSHTIAKAVLYGFFTTSIPFFRTPKNAESHGLLVAISEAREELFIMLMLWGAALGICLVQGLPSNDMRFWVIMLLVQSLPYLAALIMAFLSSLPKPKPADEPATA, encoded by the coding sequence ATGTCATCGCGTAAATTTGGACTCAACCTTGTTGTCGTCGTGGCGATTGCTGCGCTGTTCACCGGCTTCTGGGCGCTGATCAACCGCCCCGTCACCGCCCCCAACTGGCCTGAACAGATCTCCGGCTTCTCCTATTCGCCTTTCCGCCTGGGGCAGAATCCACAGAAAGATTCCTACCCATCCGACGAAGAAATGCGTCAGGACCTGGAGCTGATGAGCAAGCAGACGGACAACATCCGTATCTATTCAGTGGACGGCACGCTCAAGGACATCCCCAAGCTGGCCGAGGAGTTCGGCCTGCGGGTGACCCTCGGCATCTGGATCAGTCCGGACCTGGAGCGAAACGAGCGCGAAATCACCACGGCGATCGAACTGGCGAACACCTCGCGCAGCGTCGTTCGCGTGGTGGTCGGCAACGAGGCGCTGTACCGCGAAGAGATCAAACCCAAGGACCTGATGGCCGCCCTCGACCGCGTGCGCGCCGCCGTCAAAGTCCCGGTGACCACGTCCGAGCAGTGGCATATCTGGGAAAAGTACCCGGAACTGGCCAAGCACGTTGACCTGGTCGCCGCGCACATCCTGCCGTACTGGGAATACATCCCGATGGATAAAGCCGGTCAGTACGTGCTTGATCGTGCCCGCGAACTGAAACGCATGTTCCCGAAAAAGCCGCTGCTGCTCTCTGAAGTCGGCTGGCCGAGCAACGGCCACATGCGCGGCGGTGCGGACGCCACCCAGGCGGATCAGGCGGTCTACCTGCGCACGCTGGTCAACAAGCTCAACCGTCAAGGCTTCAACTACTTTGTGATCGAAGCCTTCGACCAGCCGTGGAAAGCCAGCGACGAAGGATCGGTTGGTGCCTATTGGGGCGTGTACAACGCCGCCCGCCAGCAGAAATTCAACTTCGAAGGCCCGGTCGTTGCGATCCCGCAGTGGCGTGTATTGGCGATCGGTTCCGCGGTGTTGGCGATGCTTGCCCTCGCCTTGTTGCTGATTGATGGCTCGGCGCTGCGTCAGCGTGGCCGGACATTCCTGACCTTTATTGCTTTCCTGTGTGGATCTGTCCTGGTCTGGATCGGCTACGACTACAGCCAGCAATACAGCACCTGGTTCAGTCTGCTCGTAGGATTTTTACTGGCGCTCGGCGCATTCGGCGTCTTTATCGTCTTGTTGACCGAGGCCCACGAGCTGGCCGAAGCGGTGTGGACGCACAAACGCCGCCGCGAATTCCTGCCCGTTGAAGGGGATTCGGCCTACAGACCGAAAGTGTCCATTCACGTGCCCTGCTACAACGAGCCGCCGGAAATGGTCAAACAGACCCTCAACGCCCTGGCGGCGCTGGATTATCCGGATTTCGAAGTGTTGCTGATCGACAACAACACCAAGGACCCCGCCGTGTGGGAGCCGGTCAAGGCCCACTGCGAAATGCTCGGGCCGCGCTTCAAGTTTTTCCACGTCGCGCCGCTGGCCGGCTTCAAGGGCGGCGCCCTGAACTACCTGATCCCGCACACCGCGCCGGATGCCGAAGTAATTGCCGTGATTGACTCGGACTACTGCGTCGACCGCAACTGGCTCAAGCACATGGTTCCGCACTTCGCCGATCCGAAAATCGCTGTGGTGCAGTCGCCGCAGGACTACCGCGACCAGCACGAAAGTGCGTTCAAGAAGCTCTGTTACTCCGAATACAAAGGCTTCTTCTACATCGGCATGGTCACCCGCAATGACCGCGATGCGATCATTCAGCACGGCACCATGACCATGACCCGTCGCTCGGTTCTGGAAGAACTGGGCTGGGCGGACTGGTGCATCTGTGAAGACGCCGAGCTGGGCCTTCGCGTGTTCGAAAAAGGCTATTCGGCAGCGTACGCGCACAATAGCTTCGGCAAGGGCTTGATGCCCGACACCTTCATCGACTTCAAAAAGCAGCGTTTCCGCTGGGCCTATGGCGCGATTCAGATTATCAAGCGTCACGCCGCCAGCCTGCTGCGCGGCAAGGACACTGAGCTGACCCGCGGCCAGCGCTATCACTTCCTCGCGGGCTGGCTGCCGTGGGTGGCCGATGGGATGAACATCTTCTTTACGGTCGGCGCACTGCTCTGGTCGTCGGCGATGATCATCGTGCCCAACCGTGTTGATCCACCGCTGCTGATTTTCGCGATTCCGCCGCTGGCGCTGTTCTTCTTCAAGGTCGGCAAGATCATCTTCCTGTACCGTCGCGCCGTTGGCGTGAACCTCACGGACGCGTTCTACGCAGCGCTCGCGGGGCTGGCGCTGTCTCACACCATCGCCAAAGCGGTGCTGTACGGGTTCTTCACCACCAGCATCCCGTTCTTCCGCACCCCGAAAAACGCCGAAAGCCATGGCTTGCTGGTGGCGATTTCCGAGGCCCGCGAAGAGTTGTTCATCATGCTGATGCTGTGGGGCGCTGCATTGGGGATCTGTCTGGTACAGGGTCTGCCGAGCAACGACATGCGCTTCTGGGTCATCATGCTGCTGGTGCAATCGCTGCCGTATCTGGCGGCGTTGATCATGGCGTTTCTGTCGTCGCTGCCGAAACCGAAACCGGCAGACGAACCCGCTACCGCCTGA
- the tcdA gene encoding tRNA cyclic N6-threonylcarbamoyladenosine(37) synthase TcdA: MSTEDPRFAGVARLYGIEGLERLRAAHVAVVGIGGVGSWAAEAMARCGVGEISLFDLDDVCVSNSNRQLHALSSTVGRAKIEVMADRLREINPDCVVHAVADFVTRETMAEYITPDIDCVLDCIDSVNAKAALIAWCKRRKIQIITTGGAGGQIDPTLIQVCDLNRTFNDPLASKVRSTLRRDYGFSRTVTRHYSVPCVFSTEQLRYPKPDGSICLQKSFVGDGVKLDCAGGFGAVMMVTATFGMVAATKAVDKIVAGVRRPSERRPS; this comes from the coding sequence ATGAGTACAGAAGATCCGCGTTTCGCTGGCGTTGCCCGCCTGTACGGCATTGAGGGTCTGGAACGCCTGCGCGCGGCCCACGTGGCGGTGGTCGGGATTGGCGGCGTGGGTTCCTGGGCGGCGGAAGCCATGGCGCGCTGTGGCGTAGGCGAGATATCCCTGTTTGATCTGGACGACGTCTGCGTCAGCAATAGCAACCGCCAGTTGCACGCCCTGAGCAGCACCGTTGGCCGCGCCAAGATCGAGGTCATGGCCGACCGCCTGCGTGAGATCAATCCTGATTGTGTGGTCCATGCCGTCGCCGACTTCGTCACCCGCGAGACCATGGCCGAATACATCACGCCTGACATCGACTGCGTGCTCGATTGCATCGACAGCGTCAACGCCAAGGCCGCGCTGATCGCCTGGTGCAAACGCCGCAAGATCCAGATCATCACCACCGGTGGCGCGGGCGGGCAGATCGACCCGACCCTGATTCAGGTCTGCGACCTCAACCGGACATTCAACGATCCGCTCGCGTCCAAAGTGCGTTCGACCCTGCGCCGCGATTACGGCTTTTCCCGCACGGTCACTCGGCATTACAGCGTGCCGTGCGTGTTCTCTACCGAGCAACTGCGCTACCCCAAGCCGGACGGCAGCATCTGCCTGCAGAAAAGCTTCGTCGGCGATGGCGTGAAGCTTGATTGCGCGGGCGGGTTTGGCGCGGTGATGATGGTCACTGCCACCTTCGGGATGGTCGCCGCGACCAAGGCCGTGGACAAAATCGTCGCCGGCGTGCGACGGCCGTCGGAGCGCCGTCCTTCATAG
- a CDS encoding SufE family protein, with translation MSLPIEAHTALETFNGSLSWEQRARLLMQWGDRLPPMRDDEKTDERLVDGCESKVWLVGDVVDGHWQFRAASDARLIRGLVALLLARVNGLSSQALQQVDLAEWFTKLGLSRQLSASRSNGLNAVLQKMRQLTL, from the coding sequence ATGAGCCTGCCGATCGAGGCGCACACGGCGCTGGAAACCTTCAACGGGTCATTGAGCTGGGAGCAGCGGGCGCGGCTATTGATGCAATGGGGCGACCGCCTGCCGCCCATGAGAGACGACGAAAAGACCGACGAGCGTCTGGTGGACGGCTGCGAGAGCAAGGTCTGGCTGGTGGGAGATGTCGTCGACGGTCATTGGCAGTTCCGCGCCGCCAGCGATGCGCGGTTGATTCGGGGGCTGGTGGCGTTGCTGCTGGCCCGGGTCAATGGCCTGTCGTCCCAAGCGCTGCAGCAAGTAGATCTGGCTGAGTGGTTCACGAAGCTGGGATTGAGCCGTCAGCTGTCGGCATCCCGCAGCAACGGGCTGAATGCGGTGTTGCAGAAGATGCGGCAACTTACTCTGTAG
- a CDS encoding aminotransferase class V-fold PLP-dependent enzyme: protein MPLISPWRADFPAIDALQRQGQTYLDSAATAQKPHALIDATVHYYANGAANVHRAQHLPGAMATQTFEDTRRKAGEWLNAGASGQIVFTHGATSAFNLLAYGLEHVFQAGDEIVISALEHHANLLPWQQLALRRNLKLVVLPVTDAGVIDVEAAAELITPRTRLLAVSQLSNVLGTWQPVRQLVALAQAQGALTVIDGAQGVVHGRHDVQDIGCDFYVFSSHKLYGPDGVGVLFGRHQALAQLQHWQFGGEMVLQTGYRTATFRPAPLGFEAGTPPISAVIGLGATLDYLNGLNQSAVAEYEACLHERLRAGLMLRDGVQVLGDPHVALVSFVVEGVHNADLAHLLTEQGVAVRAGHHCAIPLISSLGLSGAIRVSLGLYNDSEDLERFFSALDGALEVLR from the coding sequence ATGCCCCTCATTTCTCCCTGGCGCGCTGACTTTCCGGCCATCGACGCCCTGCAACGGCAAGGCCAGACCTATCTGGACAGCGCCGCAACCGCACAAAAGCCCCACGCCCTGATCGACGCCACGGTGCATTACTACGCCAACGGCGCAGCGAATGTGCATCGCGCTCAGCACCTGCCGGGCGCCATGGCGACCCAGACCTTTGAGGACACGCGGCGCAAGGCCGGCGAATGGCTGAATGCCGGAGCGTCCGGGCAGATCGTGTTCACCCACGGCGCCACGTCCGCGTTCAACCTGCTCGCCTATGGCCTGGAGCACGTGTTTCAGGCCGGCGACGAGATTGTCATCAGCGCGCTGGAGCACCACGCCAATCTGTTGCCCTGGCAGCAACTGGCCCTGCGTCGCAACCTGAAACTGGTTGTACTGCCCGTTACCGACGCCGGCGTGATAGATGTTGAGGCCGCCGCCGAACTGATCACACCACGCACCCGTTTGCTGGCGGTCAGTCAGTTGTCCAATGTGCTCGGCACCTGGCAGCCGGTCCGGCAGCTCGTTGCGCTGGCCCAGGCACAGGGCGCGCTGACGGTGATTGATGGCGCTCAGGGCGTCGTCCATGGCCGACACGATGTGCAGGACATCGGCTGCGATTTCTACGTGTTTTCCAGCCATAAGCTCTATGGCCCGGATGGCGTGGGCGTCCTGTTCGGCAGACATCAGGCGCTGGCGCAGTTGCAGCATTGGCAGTTCGGCGGCGAGATGGTCCTGCAGACCGGTTACCGGACAGCCACGTTCCGCCCCGCGCCGCTGGGCTTCGAAGCGGGCACGCCGCCCATCAGCGCGGTGATCGGCCTCGGCGCGACGCTGGATTATCTCAACGGCCTGAATCAGTCCGCCGTCGCCGAATACGAAGCGTGCCTGCATGAGCGGTTGCGCGCCGGGTTGATGCTGCGCGACGGTGTGCAGGTGCTGGGCGATCCCCATGTGGCGCTGGTGAGTTTCGTGGTCGAGGGCGTACACAACGCCGATCTTGCGCACCTGCTGACCGAGCAAGGCGTCGCCGTTCGCGCCGGTCACCACTGCGCCATCCCGTTGATCAGTAGCTTGGGCCTCTCCGGGGCAATCCGCGTGTCGCTGGGGTTGTACAACGATTCCGAGGACCTGGAGCGGTTTTTCAGCGCTCTGGATGGGGCATTGGAGGTATTGCGATGA
- the dapD gene encoding 2,3,4,5-tetrahydropyridine-2,6-dicarboxylate N-succinyltransferase gives MSTSLFSLAFGVGTQNRQGTWLEVFYALPLLNPSAEIVAAVAPILGYTGGNQAIAFNTDLSSRLANALKGIDDAQAALLTRLAESHNPLVATLLAEDAALTSTPEAYLKLHLLSHRLVKPHGLSLAGVFPLLPNVAWTSQGAIDLGELAERQLEARLKGQFLEVFSVDKFPKMTDYVVPAGVRIADTARVRLGAYIGEGTTVMHEGFVNFNGGTEGPGMIEGRVSAGVFVGKGSDLGGGCSTMGTLSGGGNMVIKVGEGCLIGANAGIGIPLGDRNTVEAGLYVTAGTKVALLDDKNELVKVVKARELAGQPDLLFRRNSQTGAVECKSHKSAIELNEALHAHN, from the coding sequence ATGTCCACTTCTCTGTTCAGCCTGGCCTTTGGCGTTGGCACACAAAACCGTCAAGGCACCTGGCTGGAAGTTTTCTACGCCCTGCCACTGCTCAACCCGTCGGCTGAAATCGTCGCCGCGGTCGCACCGATCCTGGGCTACACCGGTGGCAATCAGGCCATCGCATTCAACACCGATCTGTCCTCGCGTCTGGCCAATGCCCTCAAAGGCATCGACGACGCCCAGGCCGCGCTGCTGACCCGACTGGCCGAGAGCCACAACCCGCTGGTCGCCACGCTGCTGGCCGAAGACGCCGCGCTGACCTCCACCCCCGAGGCCTACCTCAAGCTGCATTTGCTCTCCCATCGACTGGTCAAGCCCCACGGCTTGAGCCTGGCCGGCGTGTTCCCGCTGCTGCCGAACGTCGCGTGGACCAGCCAGGGCGCCATTGATCTGGGCGAGCTGGCCGAGCGTCAGCTGGAAGCCCGCCTGAAAGGCCAGTTTCTGGAGGTCTTCTCGGTGGACAAATTCCCGAAAATGACCGACTACGTCGTGCCGGCCGGTGTGCGCATCGCTGACACCGCGCGCGTGCGTCTGGGCGCCTACATCGGCGAAGGTACCACCGTGATGCACGAAGGTTTCGTCAACTTCAACGGCGGCACCGAAGGCCCGGGCATGATCGAAGGCCGTGTGTCGGCTGGCGTATTCGTCGGCAAAGGTTCGGACCTGGGCGGCGGTTGCTCGACCATGGGCACGCTGTCGGGCGGCGGCAACATGGTGATCAAGGTCGGCGAAGGCTGCCTGATCGGCGCGAACGCCGGCATCGGCATTCCGTTGGGCGATCGCAACACGGTTGAAGCCGGTCTCTACGTCACTGCGGGCACCAAAGTGGCGCTGCTGGACGACAAGAACGAGCTGGTCAAGGTCGTGAAGGCACGTGAACTGGCCGGTCAACCGGACCTGCTGTTCCGTCGCAACTCGCAGACCGGCGCGGTGGAATGCAAATCCCACAAGTCGGCCATCGAGCTGAACGAAGCGCTGCACGCTCACAACTGA
- a CDS encoding ArsC family reductase, producing MAKETHTLHLFGIKACDTMKKARTWLDEKSVNYDFHDYKTQGIDRDHLTRWCNEHGWQTVLNRAGTTFRKLDEAQKADLDQEKAIELMLAQPSMIKRPVLDLGDKTLIGFKPELYAAAIA from the coding sequence ATGGCCAAGGAAACCCACACGTTGCACCTGTTTGGGATCAAGGCGTGCGACACGATGAAGAAGGCGCGCACCTGGCTCGATGAAAAATCGGTGAATTACGATTTCCACGACTACAAGACCCAAGGCATCGACCGCGACCACCTGACCCGTTGGTGCAACGAGCATGGCTGGCAGACGGTACTCAACCGCGCCGGCACGACCTTTCGCAAACTGGACGAGGCGCAGAAAGCCGACCTCGATCAGGAAAAGGCCATTGAGCTGATGCTCGCTCAGCCGTCGATGATCAAGCGCCCGGTGCTGGATCTTGGCGACAAAACCCTGATTGGCTTCAAACCCGAACTGTACGCTGCGGCTATCGCCTGA
- a CDS encoding Na+/H+ antiporter, with the protein MQTAYTVLILLTLVGVSRLLARVIPLPLPLVQIAAGALLAWPTLGLHVALDPELFLFLFLPPLLFSDGWRMPKRDLWRYRGAILTLAVGLVIFTVIGAGYFIHWLLPSIPLPVAFALAAVLSPTDAVAVSAIAQDRLPAPIMRMLQGEALMNDATGLVTFKFALAAAITGVFSLTDASLNFVLVACGGLAVGVALSWMVGRLRSWMITRGWDDPATHVVFMLLLPFAAYVLAERLELSGILSAVAAGMMQSWVDLLPRQTTTRLLNRSVWTLLEFAFNGLIFLLLGLQLPDIITAVTHHEATLWPTLLWRCLDVLAIFVVLAVLRYIWVQSVWRLMIQIRRWRGRGDGTLDLSTRSSLLLTVGGVRGAVTLAGTLSVPMLISAGVDFPERDLLIFIAAGVILLSLVSASIGLPLLLRGQVNEPDMRMKREVRDAWKRTAQAAIKTLENEAIPAATDSPEAAQAVLAIEVKARIMSEYRQRLDIFNDTAEAQALAFQMEQLEKRMRLNALRAQRLELYNLHRHHQIGDDVLRLVLAELDLNEANLGLAH; encoded by the coding sequence ATGCAAACAGCCTATACCGTCCTTATCTTGTTGACGCTGGTAGGTGTCTCGCGATTGCTGGCCCGAGTGATTCCGCTGCCGCTGCCGCTGGTGCAAATCGCTGCGGGTGCCTTGCTCGCCTGGCCGACGCTGGGCCTGCACGTGGCACTCGACCCTGAGCTGTTTCTGTTTCTGTTCCTGCCGCCGCTGCTGTTTTCAGATGGGTGGCGGATGCCCAAGCGCGACCTTTGGCGCTACCGCGGCGCCATTCTGACCCTCGCGGTCGGGCTGGTGATTTTCACCGTGATCGGCGCCGGCTACTTCATCCACTGGCTGCTGCCTTCCATTCCCCTGCCTGTCGCCTTTGCGTTGGCAGCGGTGCTGTCCCCGACCGACGCCGTGGCGGTCTCGGCCATCGCCCAGGACCGGCTGCCTGCGCCGATCATGCGCATGCTCCAGGGCGAAGCATTGATGAATGACGCAACCGGCCTGGTCACCTTCAAGTTTGCCCTCGCAGCTGCCATCACCGGGGTGTTTTCCCTGACCGATGCCAGCCTGAATTTTGTGCTGGTGGCCTGTGGCGGTCTGGCCGTTGGCGTTGCGCTCAGCTGGATGGTGGGGCGTCTTCGCAGCTGGATGATCACCCGGGGCTGGGATGATCCGGCGACCCACGTGGTCTTCATGTTGCTGCTGCCGTTCGCCGCTTACGTCCTTGCCGAGCGGCTTGAACTGTCCGGAATTCTCTCGGCGGTGGCGGCGGGGATGATGCAAAGCTGGGTCGATCTGCTGCCCCGCCAGACCACCACCCGACTGCTCAATCGCAGCGTGTGGACCCTGTTGGAATTTGCATTCAACGGCCTGATCTTCCTGCTGCTCGGCTTGCAGCTGCCTGACATCATCACCGCCGTTACCCACCATGAAGCCACGCTGTGGCCGACCTTGTTGTGGCGTTGCCTGGATGTGCTGGCGATCTTCGTCGTGCTGGCGGTGTTGCGTTACATCTGGGTGCAAAGCGTCTGGCGGCTGATGATCCAGATTCGGCGCTGGCGCGGCAGGGGCGATGGCACGCTGGATCTGTCGACACGCTCGTCATTGCTGCTGACCGTGGGCGGGGTGCGCGGTGCCGTCACACTGGCAGGTACATTGTCGGTGCCGATGCTGATCAGTGCGGGCGTCGACTTTCCCGAGCGTGACTTGCTGATTTTCATTGCTGCCGGGGTGATCCTGCTGTCGCTGGTGTCGGCGAGCATCGGTTTGCCACTGCTGCTGCGTGGGCAGGTCAATGAACCGGACATGCGCATGAAGCGCGAAGTGAGGGACGCCTGGAAGCGTACGGCCCAGGCGGCAATCAAGACACTGGAGAACGAAGCGATCCCGGCGGCCACGGATTCACCCGAGGCCGCGCAGGCTGTGCTCGCGATAGAAGTAAAGGCGCGGATCATGTCCGAATACCGCCAGCGTCTGGATATCTTCAACGACACCGCCGAAGCCCAGGCCTTGGCATTCCAGATGGAACAACTGGAGAAACGCATGCGCCTCAACGCCCTGCGTGCCCAGCGTCTGGAACTGTACAACCTGCACCGTCACCACCAGATTGGCGATGACGTGCTGCGCCTGGTGCTGGCGGAACTCGATCTCAATGAAGCCAATCTGGGGCTGGCGCACTGA